The nucleotide window TGGTGCCGTTTGTGTGGATATTGTCAAAAATATTGCGTAACTGAGCAAGGTGGCTCTGTCTCCCAACAAATGTAGTATTTGGTAACATAATAAGTACGCCTAAAAAATCAACCTTGACATTGATATTGTAATACCAGTGTCAATATTTTGTATTTGCTACCACAGGTAGACTATATTGATATTGTTAATAGATAGTTGGTTTAATTCAACCCGAAAAATCACATTGTTACAATTATTATGATTGATTTTCAAAAAATTGCAGAATCCGGACCATTCGTTGTCGTGAAGTGGAAAAATACTATTGGTTGGCCATTAGAATATGTGTCTTCAAATGTTTCATCATTAGTTGGATATACAGCAGAGGAATTAATCGATTGCTCCGTCGATATTTTTGATTTGATGAGTGACAACGATTTGAAAAAGATTGATAGCCAGATAGATATTGCAAAAAAAGCAATGGTCGATGTGCTCAAATTGGATAAATATACATTAACCCATGCAAATAATGATACTGTCTGGGTGGAAGAGTATCTTACAATAGAACGTAACGAATATAATGTTATTACCGGGTTTATCGGGTACCTGTTGGATATTAGTGGACGTGTGGAAACAGAATTGAGGTTAAAGGCGGTTCAGCGCGATACTAGGGCTATAGTAGATGCTCTACCTGACACGGTGCTCCAGATAACAAAGAACGGAGAATTGAAGAAATATATGCAGCCTATTAGCTCAGTTGAGGCAGAAGTGTACATTAATGATATTTTCCCATTGGATTTTTCTACCGATGTTGTAGCTCGAGTGATCAGAGCAATTGAAACCAAGGAAGTCGGTGTGTACGAATATAAAAAAACGTTACCGGATTTGAGTACGCACCATTATGAAGCACGCTTTACACAAAAAAGCGCTGAAGATGCTTTGGTAATCATACGGGATGTCACCGATCGTAAGGAGTACGAGGCGCTGCTGAAGCGCACAGTGGAGGAAGTAGGAAAAACCAGTACTGAAAAGTCCAAGTTCTTGACGAACATGAGCCACGAACTGCGTACGCCGCTTAATGCTATTATGGGATTTTGCCAGTTGTTGGTGTCTGAGGATGAGCCACCCCAATATGCAAACGATATTCTGGGTGCCAGCAAGTACCTGCTGTCATTGATAAACGATATTCTTGATCTATCCAGAATCGAAGCAGGAAAGTTACAACTAACAATCGAACCGGTTTCTGTTCGGTCTGTGGTTAATGAATGCGAAAAAATTATAGAGCCTATACTTAAAAAATATAAAGTTAATTACCAG belongs to Gammaproteobacteria bacterium and includes:
- a CDS encoding ATP-binding protein; translation: MIDFQKIAESGPFVVVKWKNTIGWPLEYVSSNVSSLVGYTAEELIDCSVDIFDLMSDNDLKKIDSQIDIAKKAMVDVLKLDKYTLTHANNDTVWVEEYLTIERNEYNVITGFIGYLLDISGRVETELRLKAVQRDTRAIVDALPDTVLQITKNGELKKYMQPISSVEAEVYINDIFPLDFSTDVVARVIRAIETKEVGVYEYKKTLPDLSTHHYEARFTQKSAEDALVIIRDVTDRKEYEALLKRTVEEVGKTSTEKSKFLTNMSHELRTPLNAIMGFCQLLVSEDEPPQYANDILGASKYLLSLINDILDLSRIEAGKLQLTIEPVSVRSVVNECEKIIEPILKKYKVNYQRKDVPDVWVMADETRLVQVVLNLLNNAIKYNKQDGLVWLSSSLNNDATRFRLIVSDTGIGLGPNQIRKLFRPFERVGAESTEIEGTGLGLALTKNLLEQMQGEIFVHSEPGKGCVFEVELNSIEMESSLPIEAIANKGSGNFKSSLKLRILYIEDNLLNQKLVKAIISKKTTHELFLAINGTDGLAGAKELLPDLILLDINLPDMLGFEVLDRLRQDRSTAHIPVIGISANAAGEDITKALVFDDYLTKPIDIERLLAVIDNIAVINDTTAGKLH